ATCGGGATCGGCCGAGTCGTTCCACAGCGCGGTGGGGGTATTGCGGGCAGCCTCGAGCAGGGGCCCGGGCGTGTATTCGATGCTCATGGTTTCCTTCCTCAGTGTGGTCGCCGGTGCCATCCGCGTCGTCTTCGACGGTGGGGCGAACCAACGAGGTCCATTGAACCTTCGACCCGCATGTCATGTCAACTATTTGTCAGGACAACATGAGGAAGCTCACCTGATGCAAGGAACCAGCCACGCAGACGGGCCCTCCCCGGGCCCTGCGCACCGGATGCGGTCAGCGGGTGAACAGCGTCGAATCGAAGCTGTAGCGCGAGGCGCGGTAGGCATGGCGACCCACCTCCACCACCTCGCCCTTGTCGTCGTAGGTGGTGCGCGTCATGGTCAGCAGCGCTGCGCCACGGGGTTCCAGCAGCACCTCGGCGTCGGCCTTGGTGGCATTGCGCGCACCGATGGACTGATGGGCCGTCGACAGGTGGATCTCGCGCTTGCGTAGCAGGTCGTAGAGGCCGCCGGTCTCCAGTTCCTCACTGGTGGGGGCGATGCGGGCCGGCACCAGGTTCGTCAGCAGCGCGATCGGCTCACCGTCGGCATTGCGCAGCCGCCGGATCGACACGATCTCGGTGCCGGTCGGCACCGACAGCCATTCGGCCTCGTCCTCCGTGGCGCCGCGGGTGACATAGTCCAGCACGCGCGTGGTGGGGTGGTGTCCCGCCTGGGCGAGGTCGGCATTGAGGCTGGTCAGTTCCACCGGACGATGCACCTGGGTGGGTGCCACCGCAGTGCCCACGCCCCGACGGCGCACCACCAATCCCCCGTCCACGAGGCGCTGCAACGCCTTGCGGGCAGTGGGACGCGAGACCGCCAGCCGCTTGGCCATCGACAGCTCGTCCTCAAGCCTGGTGCCCGGCTCGAG
The window above is part of the Propionibacterium freudenreichii subsp. freudenreichii genome. Proteins encoded here:
- a CDS encoding GntR family transcriptional regulator gives rise to the protein MAARTDVYVPKVSLDRSSPVPLYFQISEPISKLILDGALEPGTRLEDELSMAKRLAVSRPTARKALQRLVDGGLVVRRRGVGTAVAPTQVHRPVELTSLNADLAQAGHHPTTRVLDYVTRGATEDEAEWLSVPTGTEIVSIRRLRNADGEPIALLTNLVPARIAPTSEELETGGLYDLLRKREIHLSTAHQSIGARNATKADAEVLLEPRGAALLTMTRTTYDDKGEVVEVGRHAYRASRYSFDSTLFTR